From the Aquirufa lenticrescens genome, the window GAAAGGCAAGATTCACATGCATTCACGTTTCCACGAAACGAAAGGAATTACGGTGACGATTCATGAAACAGAGCAGGAGATGTTCTATGAAACGGAGCGTTTAGGCTGGGGTTATAGTTACGAAGCGGAGGCCGTTCAAGCGGATTTACGTGCGGGTCACACGGAAAATGCCTTGATGACGCACGCTTTCAGTACGGAATTAATGGCTTTATTAGATGAAATTCGTTCTCAAATCGGTTTAAAATATCCTAATGAATAAGATCCTTCTTTTACTATTTTTGTCCTTTGGCGTATTTGCCCAAAATCGTTTCGAAAAAGAAATTGTGGCTTACGAAAAGCAAGATTCTATTGCTTTGCCGGCGAAAGGAATGAAGTTGTTTATCGGCTCTTCGAGTTTCCGTCTGTGGAAAAGTTTCGATGCGGATACGAAAGGAATGAATGCCTTTAACCGCGGTTTTGGTGGAAGTACTTTGAAGGATGCCTTGTATTATTTCGATCGCATGGTCGTGAAATACCAGCCCTCTTGGGTGTTCATGTACGAAGGAGATAATGATTTAACCTCTGGTACAAGTCCGGAAGAAATTGCCTCGCAATTCGAAGAGTTTTCCGCCCGTTTAGCGAAGCAGGTTCCCGGGGCAAAACTTGTTTTCGTATCAGCTCGCCCTAGCTTAGCTCGCGAGGCATTGAAAGGAAAGCAACAAGATTTGAATCAACGCATCGCGGCGATTGCTGCCAAGAAAAAAGGACATTATGTGATTGATATGCACTCGCCTTTCTATAATGCGGACGGGACCTTGATGCAAGATATTTTCGTGGCAGATCGTTTGCACCTGAATGAAAAGGGCTATGTTATCTTTGCGAAACAAATACAAAACTTCATTCGAGCTTATGCCAAATAGGGATGTATTAAAGGGTGATTGGTTGCCGAATATTTCGGTGGACTGCGTTATTTTCGGATTTCAAGAGAATCAATTAAAGGTGCTTTTATTGAAGTTTAGAAATAACGAAGTTTGGTCGTTGCCGGGTGGATTTATTGGCAAAGAAGAAGATGCAGATGATGCGGCAAAACGCATCCTATGGCAGCGTACCGGCTTGGAAAATCTTTATTTGCAACAGTTTCATACGTTTGGCGATCTCAAAAGAAACATCGGTGCCATCGAAAAGCACGAGGAGATTAATCTAGCGATGGGTCGTTCATTAGAGGATATGAAATGGTTGTCA encodes:
- a CDS encoding GDSL-type esterase/lipase family protein, with translation MNKILLLLFLSFGVFAQNRFEKEIVAYEKQDSIALPAKGMKLFIGSSSFRLWKSFDADTKGMNAFNRGFGGSTLKDALYYFDRMVVKYQPSWVFMYEGDNDLTSGTSPEEIASQFEEFSARLAKQVPGAKLVFVSARPSLAREALKGKQQDLNQRIAAIAAKKKGHYVIDMHSPFYNADGTLMQDIFVADRLHLNEKGYVIFAKQIQNFIRAYAK